atatagcttaatttttttacttacatTATATACTGACTTTTTGcccataaaagaaaatggaaatagtatTGTGATACATTAAAATCACAGAATCaagccgggcgtagtggctcacgcctgtaatcctagcactttgggaggccgaggcaggcggattgctcaaggtcaggagttcgaaaccagcctgagcgagatcccatctctaccaaaaatagaaataaattaattgaccgactaaaaatatatatacacaaaaaattagccgggcatggtggcgcatgcctgtagtcccagctactcgggaggctgaggcagtaggattgctgagccccggagactgaggttgctgtgagccaggctgacgccacggcactcactctagcctgggcaacaaagtgagactctgtctcaaaaaaaaaaaaaaaaaaaaaaatcacagaatcataaaaagtacaaaagaaattAGCCTTTGCTACTTTCAttaaactgaaaactaaaaaGTTAGCAAACATCACATACTCCTTATATATATGGATATggatatatgcatgtgtgcacatacttGTTTAAAGAAAGTGTTGCACAGATGCTAAGTGGCATGAGGCTCACAATAAAAAATCTATTCAGCTTCTactttattctaattattttgagtgttaaaagttataaagaaaataataactttaaatttataattgcTTTGTGAGCAATAAGGGATGGTCACAATTCAGAGGACAGTAAATTGTACAAAATTTAAGCTGAGCAAGCTGTGAATCTACAACTTTGAGGAAAATCTAACCACTGAATCTGATTCTTGTTATGGCTAAAAACAACTATCAGTAATTAAAGAGGAGAGGGTAGGGTAACCAAGCTTGCTCAGATCTGTTCCACAGAATATAAAACAGCACTACTTGTCAGAATTCAAGTCAAAATTTTGCTAGTCAGGCATTATAATGTTATCTTTTAAGGGTTCTATGGAATGTACAAAATCTCATAATGATagacttaaaagaataaaaataggacatttttttttttttttttttgagacagagtcttgctttgttgcctaggctagagtgagtgccgtggcgtcagcctagctcacagcaacctcaaactcctgggctcaagcgatccttctgtctcagcctcccaagtagctgggactacaggcatgtgccacaatgcccggctaattttttctatatatattagttggccaattagtttctttctatttatagtagagacggggtctcgctcttgctcaggctggtttcgaactcccgacctcgagcaatccgcccgcctcggcctcccagagagctaggattacaggcgtgagccaccgcgcccggccaaaaataggacattttaaaagaaaaatcagtgaaactACAGAAACATTTTCTACTTACAGTATTATGGACCGAACAATGAATTCTGTAGTTTTTTTCCAACAGCTGTTGCACTGCACTTGATCTATAGCATAAAGAAGTCATGTCACTATTATTCCTCAGAGATTATACATGATTTCCTTTCAGTTTAGATGAGATGAAATCTATGTTCCATGGGGTAAATTAAGGAATTTTAAAGGTGTTGAATATTTTAACTTATGAAGgaaacattaattatattttaaaagtcccgATAAACATCTCTTAAATTCTTAGAGAAGTTCTATACCCTCTACAAAacatcctctttttaaaaaaaaaacaaaaaactccaaacCCTCTAAAACTGACTCTCCTAAACTCCAAATTGGTATgttaaatttttccaaattaataaaatggcaCAAATCCTTCACAAGTGTGGAAGGGGTCTATCATCATTCCATTTTTCCAACAAAAAAACTAGGCAGTTGTATGGTcagagttttggggttttttgatgTTTTGCCAAAAACTTCGATCTTCTAACTCCCAACTCTAGGAACTCTCTTCATTAAATTCTCTTGCCTCCcaagtcaaaattttaaaaggtgaagTTTTTCTAGACATGGATAATCTTTATGGTGTAGGGTAGTTGTTCAGGAAAAGGACCAAATTCTACCATGATATCTGGAGCATTGGTCCTTTGTACATTACAAATTAGTAAAATACTTACTTAAATGCAGCAGAAAGAGTCTTGTTTTTCCTAACAAAGGTGATTCTTACGAGGCCatcccattcctgagatataaaatgatatttcctTCAAAATGTAAACCTCTTGTCTATGCCTGCTAtgtattattttgtcatttaatatatagaaatggaGGACCTTGAGTTCtgaaaatgttctacatcttgatCTGGTaggcacatatattaatatatatggcaAAAGTAAACAGCGTACATACATGATTTCTGCACTTTACTGTAGctcactgaatatattttttttcctcaattttttttttttttttgagacagagtctcactttgttgcctaggctagagtgagtgccgtggcgtcagcctagctcacagcaacctcaaactcctgggctcaagcgatccttctgtctcagcctcccaagtagctgggactacaggcatgagccaccatgcccggctaattttttctatatatattagttggccaattagtttctttctatttatagtagagacggggtctcgctcttgctcaggctggtttcgaactcccgacctcgagcaatccacccgcctcggcctccgagagagctaggattacaggcgtgagccaccgcgcccggcctttcctcaatttttttaaaaattggaaaaaataaagtcaggcatggtggcacatgactatagtcccagctactcaggaggctgaggtgggaggatcacttgagcctatgagttttgagtccagcctggtaacaacaacaacaaaaaaaaaacacaacaggccgggtgcagtggctcacgcctgtaatcctagcactccggaaggctgagatgggcagatcgtttgagctcaggagttcaagaccagcttgagcaagagtgagaccccgtcttgactaaaaatagaaagaaattaattggccaactaaaaatatatagaaaaaattagccgggcatggtggcacatgcctgtagtcccaggctgaggcaggaggatcgcttgagcccaggagtttgaggttgctgtgagcgaggctgacgccatggcactttagctggggcaacaacagtgagactctgtctccaaaaaaaaaaaaccatggcaTTTATGTAGATGTAAgcatcattttctaaaataagattcAAAACAGGCATGATTTAGGAGATAGCCTGTGCAAGGCACCTAAACTTCCTTGAAGGAGTTATTGACAGACTACTCCACCTACTACCAGCTGACTACACAATCATGTTTTTCTCTAATGTGACTATAGAAAGGTTTTTCATCAAGTGGTctggctttcttctctttctaaatcACAAAAAAAACAAGACTTCTGTTTAACAAGTCTTACCCACAATACtactttaaaacaactattttcattttaccttgttttcaagttttattcaAATAGAAACCTGTTTTTCACAGCTATAATCTTAAGTGAAATGTAACTGCATTCTAATCTTTTTGCCTTTTACAAACATTTCCATGCCTTTTAGTGGACTTCATAACTACCTTGTGTCAAATTATTCCATCTACTCCATCACAGGATGTATCATAATTAACATTTTCCTATATGTTTGGATATTTAGGTTGactcaatatttttctattgctaTAGACACACATCTAGCTGGgactttttcccctttatttaatGACCTACTATTTTAACCTCACCTGAAAATTGATGGGTGGTGGTGGATTCTTAGGTTCTATCCTTACAACACTGGATTCCACCTTGGGTGGTGGTCTAAAGTTATTCTTTCCAACCTgttaatcagaaaatatttaagtagtACTCTGAAAGGCAACTTTTAGTTAGTAATCAAAGATGCTCTCCTCACAGAAAGCACAGCTAGATGCTCAAGGATAAATTAAGCTAGATTATTTCAATAACAAACATCACTTACTTTCATCAGATGGTCCACACGTGCTAATAACTGTGTGTTAATTGAGAGTCTGCAGTATAACTTATCTCCAGGTTTTGCAACCAGTCGGAGAGCAAATTCTCTTTGAAACATAAGGATAGCAcatctgaaaagaaagaagaaaggaaggaaaatggtcattttcaactataaatataatttaactgCAATACATTTTCTTGGGAGAGAAATCAAGAGCAAAGCAATAATCAGCTAATTATAAGACAGAAGAATACTTTATTACCCCCAAATGAAGCAGCTGGCTTTGTCCCCTAACCTCAAGGAAGATGGCTTGAAAAGGTAGCCCTCAATGATCAGATGAGGAAGTATTTCAAATCAGCACTAGTCTATCACCCcttctatgaaaacaaaaataaaacaaaattgactATGTAAGTAGTAGAATGAATATACTCGGTAAGTATATTCATGGGGTAGCAAACGTCTTTAAGGAAGAGGTAAAGCTGGAGAGGCAGACTGTGATGTTCAGGgtcctctagattttttttttgtttttacagtctcactctgttgtccaggctagagtgcagtggcaccatcacagctcactgcaacctccaacttctgggatcaagtgatcctcttgcctcaacctcccagtagctaggactacacaATCTAACAGGTTAAAAGATGTGAAAGCTTTACCAGCAAGCAATGGGGAGGTTTTATGGATGCTAATGAACAAAAGATGAGCTACTTTAAAGTTGCACTTTGCTTTGACTTTCAAACTTTTTGACGATGAGTCACACCAAGAAATACATTTGACATTGCAACCCAGGCCACAgatatctatatgtatatgtgtttatatagtgatatttcaaaacaaaaggtTCATAAAACTATAATCGCCTGGACCAAATGCAATGCCCTCTGACATATTCTATTCTATGTCATTGGGAAAAAAAACCAGGATGGTCATGACTCACTATATTGATTTTATTACCACTAAGGGGTTTCTGAGTTGCAGTTTAAAAGCCACTAGTATAGACTGTACAAGGGGACTTCAAAATGctcatggaaaaatggaattaaaagataaaaataaaaaatgtaaaatttatctcTCAACATTAAGCTCCATCAAGGTCAGGACACTTTTATAAGCAATGATACCAGCCCTAAAAAACAGTCCATCCCTAAAAAACAGGgcctttttttaattaactgaaaaaataggtgccttttaaagactttttaagattagggaacaaaaagaagtcaggagTCAAATCAGGACCATAAGATATATGCCTAACGATTTCCCACCAAAACTCttgcaaaattgcccttgtttgatgagaggaaggagcaggagcACTGACGTGGTAAAGGAATCTCTGGTAAAGCTTTCCTGGGCATTTTTCTGGTAGAGCTTTGACTAACTTTCAAAACATTCTCATAATAAGCAAATGCTATTATTCTTTGGTCCTccagaaagtcaaagaaaaatgccttgagcatcccaaaaAACTATTGCTATGACCTTTGTTCTTGACCAGTCcccttttgctttgactggaccacttctTCCTCTTGgcagccattgctttgattgtactttgtcttcaggatcatactgaTAAAGCTATCAGTACTATTCATCTACTattataattctttgaaaaaatgcttatttatttcaCTTGGTTAAAATTTCTATTGGAAGTTCTGCTTTTGAGCTGGGTGTAgtgtctcacgcctataatcccagctacttgggaggccgaggcaagaggactgcttaaggccaggagtttgagaccagcctgagcaacgctGTGAGACCTTCatgtgtgcaaaaaaaaaaaaaaaaaacattagctgagcctagtggcacatgcctgaagacCCAGGTGGTACTTaaaaggctgaggtaggaggatcattgagcccaagagtttgaggttacagtgagcccaggatcattgagcccaggagttcgaggttacagtgagccactagtgtactccagcatgggcaacagtgtgagacctTATCTCgctatataaaaaggaaaataaaaaaaagaaatccatgtaTTCTgtgcatagttttttcataatattcattttcAATGAACTTTGTGAAGACCCCATGTACTAGAGACTAGTTAGGAAGCCATTGCAATTGTCTAGACATAGGTAATAAAAAGTCTGACCTAGACTAATGGCAAGATTAAAAAATAGGGAAAGGCTGCCTGGTTTCCGAAACAGAACCTATACCCACCTCCCACAAATAACCTTTATcaattgaaaaagagaaaaaaagaaaaagacctccatacaaatgaatattttccacAACAATTCTCCAGTAGTTTTTCAATTGACTTTCATTTTCAGCTGTGTTCATGGCCTAAATcgttaatcttttaaaaatttggcaGTAACTCCGGTCTTTTGTCACAAACCTGAAAAAAGGTCGGTGCAGCAACAACTTGAAGACAAAAGGAGAAGAGATCTGTAAGAGAATTAACTAGTTATTTCTGGGAGAGACACACCAGAGAAAAACTTAGTCTGATGTTCCTGACAATTTGAGGACATACCTGATAAGGCAAATTTGCCACACAAGCATCAAAGAATGGCAACTCTGTTTTCAACACATCACCCACCATTACTTGAAGTTTGCTGGCCAGAggcctgataaaaaaaaaaaaagaagaagaaatttaaaaagaatgttgtTTCATAAAACTGAAATGCACTTTAATTCTATTATGTATACTCACGTGCCCTGAACTCTTTTGTGTAGTTCTGCTACTAGCCTTGGGTCAAGTTCACAGGCAACcacctaaaaatttttttaaaagtttctttaggTTAATTACAGAGTATAAATCTTTTCTTATTATCCCTATAGTAATTCTTACatgatttaaatttcttttcccaAGTCTATCATCAatattcaatattctttttttttttttttagcaactcTACAAGTCTTGGGGAATAGTCTTTCAATTATATTCCCCCactttaaacaacaaaaacatcacTCAAAAAAGTAGATGaccaggcagggcgtggtggctcacgcctgtaatcctagcactttgggaggccgaggcaggcggattgctcaaggtcaggagttcgaaaccagcgtgagcgagaccctgtctctaccaaaaatagaaataaattaattgaccaactaaaaatatatatatacaaaaaaaattagccgggcatggtggcccatgcctgtagtcccagctattcgggaggctgaggcagtaggatcgctgagccctggagattgaggttgctgtgagccaggctgacgccacggcactcactctagcctgggcaacaaagtgagactctgtctcaaaaaaaaaaaaaaaaaaaaaagtagatgaccAGATTACATGAGTTCTACCCAAATATTCAACAGAATTACCATGTCTGTCTCCATGCTTTGTAATTTAACagatgatgaaaaaaatacataatatgtcTGTGTAGTCAGTGTTCTTGGGCAGGAGCATACAATGCAACTGCTGTTAGAATGAACATATCACTTCTCTCATCTACTGGGATCCAGAATACATAACAAACATAAATTCTCAAGTAAATGAAAACACACTGGATAAGGTTGAAATAAGGCTGAAATTGTAATTTTACTGCAAATTCAGGTAAGGTTTATCTGAATTCCAAGAAGACTACATCTACAAGGTAGATGAATGTGCTGCTTATTCTGTTTAGCTCTCAAATCCACTCTCTACCTTTCTCTGTGTCCCATAGGTAATGCAGTCCAGCTCCCTTACCCTTTTACTTCTGTTGAGACCGGCCAATAAAAGGCACAAGAGGAAGAGCTGGCTATTTATTTCCTAATTCCTGCCTCACGCTTTGCGGAAGTATTGGCAGTAGCAGTATTCTGCTATGAGTGGCTCCTCTTCCATGACTCGTCCTCTCACTGGGCTCCAGTAACAGTTTCCTGCCCTTTTCACTGAGGCCTTTGGATGGTAACTGCCCCCTGCTGTGGCTAGTCACTGGTTTCACTAATGCTTACTGGTTCCCTTAACCCCATTCCCACATGTCAGTAACAGTCTCTTCATTAAATTCTCTTTAGATAAGCTCTTTCAAATGTGCTGCTTGCTTCCACTAGGACACAACAATGATTCCATATAACTGGAAGCTGGGTCACCCAAGACACAAAGAAGATACCAGCAACATTCAGGTGGTACCCAATCTCAGAGACCTGAGCTCTAGCTCTGCAGGTCTCTTCCTCCAAAGTTCTGGATTTCAATAATTCCAACCTCTTTGTTTTGCTCCCAAAGGCCTAGAGGTGGTAGCTGCTCTTTGCAATTATTATTGTGGGGTTATTTCAATGTCCCCATGTTTTTCTTTAGTCCTCTAACAAACATATAACCAATTCCCTACATTAAATTCACTGTTGAAATATCTaatgtggtttctgttttcctaactgcaatatgttttctaaaataaaatttctagcaAGGGATTAAGagttactattaaaataatagcaattaatTAAATCAGATTTACATTTGCAAACCAGCTGAGCTTGCTCACATAGTCATTTCTGATACCAAAACATTAAActatctttttaccttttttgccttttctaacaACTTTACAGTCATGTTGCCAGTTCCAGGTCCAACTTCCAGCACCACATCAGTTGGTCTTAAGGCAGCCTAAAAAACAAGCACAATCACTTTACCTCTTCTGGCACATCTGAACACATAATTTAATTTACACCTAAATATCTTTGCTTGGAAGTATTCGGTTAAGAGATCTTACTCCAACTCCATTTTTAGATTTCTTCATGATCTATGTGGTGAACAAAGTTACCTCAATAACATTAGGTACAAATGAAAATCTAAGACCTCTCCTAACTTGTGGGAATACTCAAAACTTCAGGAGTCACAAAAGTGGGAATAGCAACTCTTCCTGGAATTGGCATTCTGCTTTCTTCCTTGGAAATGATTCCAATTGCTACTTGTTACCAACTCTGTTCATATCAACAAGTTTGAATGGGAAAGGGCAGTACATGTTGGGCAGAGTTTCTCAATGTTCAACTCATGTCTGGTTTCTGGGATGCAGGAGTGTGAGAAACAGTACACAAAACTGGTTGTATGCAAACAGCTGTAATACTCTAGCTCCACAGTTTTCATCAGATGCTCAAAGGAATCTGTAAGCTACAAAGGTTAAAAAATTAGGCCAACCCTCATTTTGCAAATGTCACTAAGTCTGATAATATCCTTTAATGCTCTTTCTACAGCTCCAGCATGCTTCCCTTGCTTGTAACCATCACCTCCTAGCACCCCAACTATCCATAACAATAACAGAACCGCAATAAAGCAGATAAAAGGAATactccaaataatttatgtgacAAATTTATTAAGACAAAGAATTTGGGGTCAGGAGAAACCCAGACGCACAGAATGAATCTTATCACGCACAAGACAGCCTACGAATCCCAGACAATCTTTCGATGTTGTCAACAAACATTTGTAAAGTATCTATTTTAGGCCAGGCATCCTCTCTGCATTTAAGTATTcccaagaataaaattaataagccaacaactctctccctttcctcttccacaCCCACCTTTTCAATAATGCTGTTAACAATGAGAGGATTTTTCAAAATGTGCTGCCCAATCCCCGTGTTGAACATGAGTCCTGGAAGAAAATACGGAAGAACTTTAATTTCTGTGCTGAGATACTAGACCGTTCCAGAAAAGAAAGCAGGATGGGTAGGGGTTAGAGTTCTGCGCCAACGGGGGCCACTAAGCGTCAAGCTCCGGGCCGGGGCTAGCAAATGCCTGAAGTCCATCCCTGCCGCTGGAAAAGGTAGCCGGGCGGAGCGCAGGGTCCGCGGCCCGCGCTCTGGGAACCCCGGACTCACGCGCCCACGGGAGCGCGGGGCCCGACCAGCCTCAAGCAGCGGCTCAGACCTCGGTCAGGACCCTAAGGTTGGTCCTGCGGAAGGCCGGACCCGACCCCCACTTCCTCCCGGGCTCCGCACCTCCGGCGCTCTTCAGCTCCCCGCGCTGTTCCTGCCGCTGGCGGCGGCGGCCGATCGCCCCCGACTTGACCTTCGGCATCTCTGCAAGAAGCCGGCCCACAGGTCCAGGAAGTCACGCAGGACCAAAACAGGGGCTAGCTGGAGAAACCCACCACGTGGGAATCGCCTCCCTAGCCGCCCGCACCACTCCCACCTCTCCCACCACTGCCGGACGCGTGGGGAGCCGTCCCGAATGCTTTGGGCTCCTCCCCCAGAAGGCGGGCGGACCTTGCAGCCTAGTGCCTGCCGGGAATTGTAGTCTCCAGAGGAAGCAAAGCCTAACCTGGGGAGCCTACATATCCCAGAAGGCACCGCGCTGCCGATGTGGACAGTTTGGAAGTTTGCATTGGCTGATTTAGGGCGGGCTCTTTCGCCCTTGTCCGCTTGGAGTTTGTTAACGAGAGGGGTTGGTGTGTCACTCTCGGCGTTGAGAAGGATTTTTAGGTTATGTCATGGGATTAAGCCTGTGGATGCTCTGTAAGGCCAGGTTCTGAGATCTCCTCACGTGCCTGCTCCTGCTTTCCCGAGATAGTGGGGTGGGAAAGCCAGGATTTGGGGATGAGGAGCTTACTCCTCTGGGGAATGTATTATCCCCGCTGCTtgctctggggaaaagaattccgaGAATGGAATTAGCCTCTTTTTAGACTAGGACTGCCGGTTGCTTTACTTCCTCCGCATTGCCTCcctaaacatttattgagctccagCTATGTATTAGACCCTGCTAAGTAAGAAACTACCCTCAAAAGTATTCCATTGAGAAAGACtgacaaaaaatccaaaatatgatAACAGGTATGTATTGGGTATTCTTCTGGGATAATGTGCAAGCAAGGTccacatcttttttgttttgcctgGCAGTGTAATGGCTCTcggtttttaatttttctgtctatTTCGTTGAAGAAACAGCTTCTTCCTGGCATTACTAAAGCTGACTTTTTGCCGAGCAAATGTTTACACTCCGAAACCTTGGTCTTAGCCCCTCCTTTCTCTGCTGTAATTCTAACTCAGAAAAAAATGCCACATACCCTAGTAGCATCTtcaaaattggagagccacacgcagaagaatgaaaccggatccctatctctcaccatatataaaaattaactcaagatggattaaaaacttaaatgtaagacctgtcACCATAAAAACTCTAGAAggaaacttaggaaaaactcttctggacattggcgtaggcaaagaatttatgactaagatccccaaagcaaatacaacaaaaataaaaataaataaatgggacttaaactaaAGTTTCCTCACAGCAAACGTAATAACCAACAGAGTatacagacaacctacagaatgggagaaaatattcacaaagtataCGTCTGATAAAGGACTAGTATCCACAATcttataaggaattcaaaca
The Microcebus murinus isolate Inina chromosome 11, M.murinus_Inina_mat1.0, whole genome shotgun sequence genome window above contains:
- the DIMT1 gene encoding dimethyladenosine transferase isoform X2 produces the protein MPKVKSGAIGRRRQRQEQRGELKSAGGLMFNTGIGQHILKNPLIVNSIIEKAALRPTDVVLEVGPGTGNMTVKLLEKAKKVVACELDPRLVAELHKRVQGTPLASKLQVMVGDVLKTELPFFDACVANLPYQISSPFVFKLLLHRPFFRCAILMFQREFALRLVAKPGDKLYCRLSINTQLLARVDHLMKVGKNNFRPPPKVESSVVRIEPKNPPPPINFQEWDGLVRITFVRKNKTLSAAFKSSAVQQLLEKNYRIHCSVHNTVIPEDFSIADKIQQILTSTGFSDKRARSMDIDDFIRLLHGFNAEGIHFS
- the DIMT1 gene encoding dimethyladenosine transferase isoform X1, with the translated sequence MPKVKSGAIGRRRQRQEQRGELKSAGGLMFNTGIGQHILKNPLIVNSIIEKAALRPTDVVLEVGPGTGNMTVKLLEKAKKVVACELDPRLVAELHKRVQGTPLASKLQVMVGDVLKTELPFFDACVANLPYQISSPFVFKLLLHRPFFRCAILMFQREFALRLVAKPGDKLYCRLSINTQLLARVDHLMKVGKNNFRPPPKVESSVVRIEPKNPPPPINFQEWDGLVRITFVRKNKTLSAAFKSSAVQQLLEKNYRIHCSVHNTIVPEDFSIADKIQQILTSTGFSDKRARSMDIDDFIRLLHGFNAEGIHFS
- the DIMT1 gene encoding dimethyladenosine transferase isoform X3, whose protein sequence is MTVKLLEKAKKVVACELDPRLVAELHKRVQGTPLASKLQVMVGDVLKTELPFFDACVANLPYQISSPFVFKLLLHRPFFRCAILMFQREFALRLVAKPGDKLYCRLSINTQLLARVDHLMKVGKNNFRPPPKVESSVVRIEPKNPPPPINFQEWDGLVRITFVRKNKTLSAAFKSSAVQQLLEKNYRIHCSVHNTIVPEDFSIADKIQQILTSTGFSDKRARSMDIDDFIRLLHGFNAEGIHFS